The Gemmatimonadota bacterium genomic sequence TGATCCCGACGATGAGCACGGGCGCCACCGATGGCGTGCACCTGCGCTCGGCGGGGATCCCGGTGTACGGGGTGTCGGGACTGTTCTACGGCGACACGTTCGCGCACGGGATGAACGAGCGTATTCCCACCAAGGGGTTCTACGAGGGGCTCGAGTTCATGTACCGGCTGGTGAAGGGGGTGTCGTCCACGCGTCGTCCGGTTTCGTGATCCACGGCGGCCCTCGAGCCTGCGCGTTGAGCGAGTCGCGCATGTGGCGTCTCCATCGGCGCGACATCGCGTGAGCACTGGCGCACAATCTGTCCGGTCCGGAGTCATCACGGTCGCCGGCCGTGCCGCGCAACTCGTCCTCCAACTCGGGCTCGGGATCATCCTCCAGCGCATCCTGACGAAGGAGGACGTGGGGGTACAAGCGTACGTCTTTCCGGTGGCGTTGCTTGTGCAGAACATCGCCAACGGTGGATTGCAGAGCGCGATCATCCAGCACAAGAACCTGACGGCGGTCGAGTCGAGCGCGGTCTTCTGGGCGTCGTTGCGATGGAATGCGCTGCTGGCGGCGGCGATGGTGCCGGCCGCGGCGGTCCTGGCGCTCCTGAACGGGGATGCGCGGGTCATCCCGGTGGCGACGGTGTGGGCGGTCATCATCTTTGGGGCGACGTTCAGCGCCATTCCCGAGGCACTCCTCAAGCGGCAGTTTCGCTTTGGGGTCGTGCTGGGAGCCCACCTGGTGGCGCTCCTGGTGTCCATCGTGGTGTCGGTGCTGGCGGCACGCGCCGGGGCGCGGTACTGGTCCTACCTGATCCAGATGGCGGTCGTGGAGTTTGGTCGCGTGGGGATCATCTGGACCGTCAGCGGGTGGCGACCACTCCCGCTCGCGGCGCTGGGCACGGCGACACACGAGGCCGTGCACGAGCTTCGCTCGTATTGGCGCGGCTTTGCGGGGTCGCGCTTTCTCGGTTGGATGGGGGAGCAGTGCGACCGCCTCGCCGTCGGGGCCTTGCTCGGATTTGGCCCGCTCGGGCTGTATGACACCGCCAAGCGATGGGGTACCTTCGCGTTCATCGAGCCGTACCTGGCGCTGACCGAGGTCGCCATTGCGACGCTGAGTCGCGTGCGCGACGACCCCGCACGTTTTGCACAGTACGCGCGGAATTCCTTCCTCCCCGTGCTCGCGGCGTCCCTCCCGGTCGCTGGCTTCCTGTTCGCGGAGCCACTTGGCGTCTTGCATGTCCTGTTTGGTGATGAGTGGGTGGACTCGGCGCCCATGTTGCGGCTCATCTCGCTGGCCGTGGCCATCGCCAGCATCAGTCGCCTGGCGCAGTGGGTCTCGCTGGCCAGTGGGGGTGACGGTCCCCACCGGCAGCTCCGCTGGTCGTTTGTAACGACGCCCGTCTTCCTGGTGTGCGTCTTTGTGGGCGTTCGGTATGGCGCGGTCGGAGTCGCCGCGGGGGTGGCGGTGGCCAATGCCCTGACGTCACTCCCTGGTGTCCTGGTCCTCCTGGGTCCCACGCACGTGAGGGCACGCGCGGTGCTTCCGGTATGGCTAATTCCCATGCTCGCGAGCGCGAGTGCCGTGCTGGTGTTGCACCTCGCAGACGCGCGACTCCCCGACGCCGGCAAGCTGGGGGGGCTGTTGGTCCGCGGGTTCGTCTTCGTCGCGGTGTATCTGCTCGCGTGGGCAGTGATTCCCGGCGGTCGGGCCATGGTGCGGGCTGCGCGTCCCGGTGGCGAGGGGGCGCTCGGGGGATAGCTTGGGGCGTCGGTCTGTCACGCGTTCCCCGGAGTGCCCCATGCGCGGTCCAGTCATCGCCCTCGCCTTCGTCGTGCCCTCGGCGCTTGCCGCACAGGCTCGACCCATCGTGCCCGCCGCGGAATACGGCCGGTGGGAGACTCCCGGTGCCGCGGCGCTGTCGCCCAACGGCTCCTGGTTTGCCTGGACCGTCAACCGGGTGGATGAAACGACCGAGTTACGCGTCCGCCGCATGGATCGCGCGGCCCCGCAGGTGGTGGCGCAGGGTGGTGCGCCGGTGTTCAGCGTCAACAGCGCCTGGCTGCTTTACACCGTCCAACCAACGCCAACCGAGCGCGAGAAGCTCGAGCGGGAAAAGAAGCCGGTGCGGGGGACGACCGGCGTGATGGACCTGTCCAGCGGTGCCGAGCACATCCTGGGTGCGGCGACGGCCGCACGGTTCAGCGCGGATGGACGGTTTGTGGCCGCGCGCCTCCACCCCACGGATGCAAGCAAGCGCGACGCCGCGGATCTTCTGGTGCGCGACCTCACGGCAGGGACCACGCAGGTGGTCGGCAACGTGGCGGCATTTCAATGGGCCGAGTCGGGTGCGTTGCTTGCGATGACGCTGGAGACCGACGGAAACGCCGGGAATGGGGTCCAACTTCTGGATGCAGGGACGGGACGACTCGTGACCCTGGCGTCGTCGACGGAACGGTACCGGGCGATGTCGTGGCGTCGTGCGGCCGCAGACCTCGTGGTGCTGCGCAGCCAGGTACAGCCAGCCTTCCGGGACACCAACCATGTGGTGCTGGCCTGGCGCGGGCTGGGCAGCCCGGCGATGACGCCCTTGGTCCTTGATCCCGCGTCTGGCACTGCCGTGCCCCGCGAGCTGCGTGTGGCGGATGCCCGCGCCCCCGAGTGGTCGCGCGATGGCGCGTCGATCGTGATCGGCTTGCGGCCGCGCGATGCCCAACGAGACAGCGCCCGCAGCAGCGCCGCGGCGCCGAAAGCGTCGGACGTACAGGTCTGGCATGCGAGCGATGTGCGTCCGATCCCGATGCAGAAGGTGCAGGATGCGCAGGATGCGCGACGGACCCTCGCGGCGGTGTGGTGGCCCGCCGAGGGTCGCGTGGTTCGCATCCAGGATGACCTGATGGACCAGGTGACCATTGCCGAACAGGGGCGCATGGCCGTGGCGGTCACCACGTCGCCCTATCCATGGAACCAGATGTTCGGCCGTCGGCGCGTGGACGTTCACGCGATCGACCTGGTCACCGGGCAGCGACGTGTGCTGGGGGATAGCGTGCGCTTCACCGGGGGATTGAGCCCGCGCGGCACGTACTACGCCTTCTTCTCCGACGGTCGCTGGCGCATCGCGAACACCGCCACCGGCGCCGTGACAGCGGCCAACGTGCCGGGAGCCGACTTCCAGCAGCGTGACACCGACTCTCCAACCGACGAGTTCGGGCCGTTCGGTTTGGGGGGCTGGTCGTCGGATGAACGCTGGCTCTACGTGTACGACAGGTACGACATCTGGCGCATCGCGGCCGATGGCCAGACGGGGGCGCGCCTGACGAACGGCGTGGGCGAGCGGTTGGTGCACCGCTTCGCCCCGACGGCACCGTTCGGGCGCGGAAGCTCCACGATAGAGACGGGAAAGACCACCTGGATCTCCCTCACGGGGGAGTGGTCCAAGCAGGGCGGGTATGCGCGACTGCTCCCTAACGGCACCGTGGAGCGCGCGACGTTGGGCACTTTCTCACACGGCGGGCTGCTCAAGGCAGACAGCGTGGCGACGGTGGCCTTTACGCGTGAGAAGTTCGATGTGCCCCCGACCTGGTTTGTCGCAAGCACCGACCTGAATGCGGCGCGTCCCGCGGGGACGTTCAACGAATTCCGCGGCGCGCAGGCCTGGGGGCGCGCGGAGCTGGTTGAGTTCACCAGCGACTCCGGGCGGCGCCAGCAGGGGGCGCTCTACTACCCGGCGAACTACGATCCGTCGAAGAAGTACCCAATGATCGTGAACACCTACGAGCTGATGTCGCAGGATGTGCACCGCTTCATGGTGCCATCCGAGAAGACGTACTACAACCGCACGGTCTGGACGCAGCAGGGGTACTTCGTCTACACGCCGGACATCGTCTTTCGCTGGGGTGACCCGGGGCGTTCGTACATGGAGAGCCTGGTGCCGGCGGTGAAGGCGGTGATCGCGATGGGCGTCGTGGATTCGGCGCGCATTGGCCTGGTCGGGCATTCATGGGGAGGATACGAGGCGACCTACGCCCCCACGCAGACCAACCTCTTCGCGACGTCGATCGCCGGCGCGCCGATCACGAACTTCCTGTCGTTCGCCGGCGCCTTCCACTGGAGCGCCGGGATGCCGGAGTTCGACCACTGGGAGACGGGGCAGGGGCGGATGGTCAAGCCACCCTGGGAGGATTTCGAGGGGCACGTGCGCAACTCGCCCGCCGCCTTCGTCCACAAGCTGGAGCGCCCGATGCTGATGATGTTCGGCGACGCCGACGGCACGGTGGACTGGCACCAGGGGGTCGAGTTCTACAACTTCGCGCGGCGGGCCGGCAAGAAGGATTTTGTCATGCTGGTCTACCCCGGCGAGGACCACGGGCTGCGGAAGAAGGAGAACCAGGTGGACTATCATCGCCGCATCCTGGAGTGGTTTGGGCACTACCTGAAGGGAGAGCCGGCGCCGGAGTGGATCCGGCGCGGGGTGACCTGGCAGGAGCGCAAGGCGGTGGTGGCGAGCCCGGTGCCGGATGCGGGGAGGTAGGTGGTGGACGGGAGACGGGAGACGGTGTGAAGCGAGCGACCGAAAGACGACCTGGAATCAACCGCGAGGCGCGACGGGTATGAGCAGCAGCACGAGGGGCACGGGCAGTACGAGCAGCACGAGTGGCACGAGTGGCACGAGTGGCACGCGAGGGGGCCTCACTGGGTGCGTGGTAGCCTTCGCCTGCATGACGTTTGCTCAGGCTCTGCCGGCGCAGTCGGTGGGGACGCAGACCGACGGGGAGTGGCGGGTGCATCATCGCGACTACGCGGGGACGCACTACTCGCCGCTGGCGCAGATCGATAAGTCGAATGTCGGTCGGCTCGCGATCGCCTGGCGCTGGGCGCCGGATACGGCGGAGCGTCCGCCCGATGTGCGGAACATCTCCACGCCGCTGATGGTGAAGGGGACGCTATACTTCACGAGTGGGGTGAATCGCTCGGTCATCGCTGTGGACGCGGCGACGGGGGCGGCGAAGTGGCGTTGGGACTATGACGATGGATCGCGCACGGCCGTGTCGCCGCGGCGCAACTCGGGGCGCGGGGTCTCCTATTGGGCACAGGGCACCGACGAGCGGATCTATGTCACCACTCCCGGCTTTCGCCTCGTCGCGCTCGACGCAAAGAGCGGGAAGCCGGTGGCTGCATTCGGCGAGCAGGGTGTCGTCGATCTCAAGCGGCACCTCGGGGTTGAGGTCAACGTGGACTCGGCAGCCATTGGCTCGAGCTCGCCGCCGTTGATCTGGGACAACACGATCGTCATCGGCCCCGCGCTCGAGCTCGGGGGCCAGCCGCGCTCGCGTCGCAATGTTCCCGGGCGCATCATCGCCATCGATGCGCGGACCGGTGCCTTCAAGTGGCGATTCAACACGATCCCGGTGAGGGGAGAAGCCGGGAACGAGAGCTGGGAAGCCGACTCGTGGACCTACACAGGGAACGCTGGCGCCTGGGCGCCCCTCTCCCTGGACACGCGGCGCGGCTGGGTCTTCCTGCCCGTCGAGGGCGCGACCGGTGACTACTACGGCGGGCACCGCCCCGGGAACAACCTCTATTCCAGCTCGCTCGTCGCGCTCGACGTCCGCACCGGGAAGCGGCAGTGGCACTACCAGATCGTCCATCACGACATCTGGGACTACGACACCCCCACGGCGCCGATCCTCGCCGACGTGACCGTGGGTGGGCGTCGCCGCGAGGTCGTCATCCAGATCACCAAACAGTCGTTTGCCTACGTGTTCGACCGGGGCACGGGGCAACCGATCTGGCCCATCGAGGAGCGGGCGGTGCCCGTGAGCGACGTGCCCGGGGAACACGCGGCGCCCACCCAGCCCTTTCCCACGCGGCCGGCGCCGTACGACCGCCAAGGGGTGAGTCTCGACGACCTGCTCGACTTCACTCCGGAGATCCGCGCGAAGGCGTTGGAGGCGGTGAAGGGATTCCGGATGGGCGGGCTGTTCACGCCGCCCTCGCTCGCCAGTGCGCCGGACGGCACCAAGGGGATGCTCTCCCTCCCCGGCTCCGTCGGAGGGGCCAATTGGGAACACGGCGCATATGACCCGGAAACGGGGACGTTGTACGTCGGGTCATTCACCAACCTGGCCCTGTTGGCACTAGGCAACCAGCCGCAGCGCTCCGACATGAACTTCGTGCAGGCCGGCGGTCAGTTGCCATCGTTAGGCGAGGGGTTGCCGGTGATCAAGCCGCCCTGGAACCGGGTCACGGCGATCGACATGAACACGGGCGACCATCGTTGGATGGTGCCAGCCGGCGAGACACCGGACCGCGTCCGCAACCATCCCCTGCTGAAGGGATTGACCCTGCCGCCGCTTGGCGGCTTCACCCGCCCGGTCCTGCTCGCCACCAAGTCCCTGCTCTTCGTTGGCGAAGGCTCTGGTGGGGCTCCCATACTCAAAGCGCTGGACAAGGCCACGGGAGAAACGGTCTGGTCAACGCGTCTGAACGGGGCGGTCACGGCGCAACCCATGACCTACATGGTGAACGGGAAGCAGTACCTTGCCGTCTGGACCGGTGCGGCGAGGAACAAGCCACCCAGCGAGCTGGTTGTGCTTGCACTCCCGTAACGTTCCACGCGGATCCGGTACCTCGCCGGACCCCGCCCGTGTTCCACGCCTCGAAGCCCTCGATGAACCTCGCCGACGCCATTCGCACCCGACGTTCTGTTCGCCAGTTCACCAGCCGCCCGGTGACCCGGGAGGAGCTTGAGCAGCTAATTGCCGCGGCAACCCTCGCCCCGAACCACCGCCTCACGCAGCCGTGGCGCTTCTACGTCATGGGTCCGGAAGCGCGCCGGGCATACGGCGCCGTCCTCGGCGCTCGCAAGGCGAAGAAGATCGAGGATCCTGCCGCCGCACAGGCGATGATCGACAAGGTCGCCGCGGCTGGTGCGGCCCTGCCGGCACAGGTTGCCGTGGCGATGGTCCTCGCCGAGAACCTGGAGACGCGCGAGGAGGACTACGCGGCCACGATGATGGCCGTGCAGAACCTCGCGCTCACGGCAACGGCGCTCGGCCTGGGGACGCACATCAAGACGGGGGCGATCATGGAGGATCCGCGCGCGCGTGCGGCGCTCGGGGTCCCGGATGGAGAACGGATCGTCTCGCTGATCGACCTGGGCGAACCAGCCGAGCAACGTGAGCCCGTCGCGCGCCGCGCGGCTGCCGAAGTCACGGCCTGGTTGGCCTGAGCACCGTTGGTCGCCGGGTGACAGCAGGTCGCGCGGCTGTCACCCCTTTCGCACCGCGGACTCGCCCAGCACGGCAGTGATCGCCCGCCCCAGATCCTCTCGCTGGAACGGCTTGGCCAGCGCCGCCTGAAATCCCGCATCACGGAAGGCGGACATCGTCGGGTCATCCGCGTATCCACTCGCCACGATGGCCCGAGCATTTGGGTCGATGGCGAGAATCTCCGCCATTGCCTGCCGGCCACCCATGCCGCCGGGAATCGTCAGGTCCATGATCAGCAGGTCAAAGGGCATGCCCTGCGACAGGCGTTCTGCGTAGCGTGAAACGGCTTCGGCGCCGTCCGAGCACTCCTGCACGGCGTACCCCCAGTCCGCCAGCATGCGTTGGAGGACGCGACGGACCATCGGTTCGTCGTCGAGGACCAGGATGGTGCCCGCGCCGTCCGGCTGCTCCGAGGGAGCTGGTGGCGCGACCACTGCCCAGTCCACGCCCGCCGGAAACCAGGCACTGAACGTCGTTCCGGCGCCTTCGCGCGATGTCACGCGCAGCGTGCCGCCGTGCTGACGGCAGATGGAGTAGGCGGTCGCGAGCCCGAGTCCGTTGCCGCCGGCTTTGGTCGTGAAATACGGATCAAAGACTCGATGCAGCACAGTATCCGGAATGCCGGGGCCATCGTCCTCCACGTCGATGCGAACAAACTGCGCACTGTCTGACGCCCCTTCCGGCTCCAGTGTCCCGGCATGGTTCGACGCCCGCACCCGCACGTGGCCACGCCCGTCGGTGGCCTCGATCGCGTTGAGCACCAGGTTGGCGATCACCTGGCTGAATTGTCCGGCGTCGACACTTGCAGCCCAGAGTCCCTCAGGGATCTTCAGGTCCACGGCGGCCTTCACGCCCGCCTCGGCCAGCGCGACGGCGCCTGGCAACAGCTGTGCGATGCTCGTGGCTCGGCGCACGGGCTGTCCGCCCCGCGCGAAGGTGAGCAATTGTCGCGTGAGGCGGCTGGCACCCAGTGTCGCCAGTTCTGCCTGTCCGAGCAACTCGTTCCGTTGTTCGTCCGCGGCATTCCTGGCCAACGACACGTTGCCGAGGATCGCCATCAGGGCATTGTTGAAGTCGTGGGCGATCCCACCGGCGAGCACCCCCAGGGATTGGATGCGGTCCTCGCGCTCGCGTGCTTCGTCCTGACGGTGACGGTCGGAGGTATCGCGCACCGTGACCAGGAGGGAGGTCCGGCCGTCGAGTGCGACTTCGCTGCCGCGCACCTCCGTCCAGCACGTCTGCCCGGTTGCGTCGGTCCACCGGTCATCGAAGGCCATGGACCCGTCTCGCGGCGCATCCAGCAGGCGTGCGAGCGCGAGCCGGATGGGCTCGGCGGCGATGTCCGCCAGCGGCAGGGCTCGCACATCTGCCGCGAGATCAAGCAGCGATCGTGTGGGGCCGTTGAGGTCGATGACCGTTCGGCGCTCCCGATCCACGAGGAGGGTCGGAATGGTCGAGGACTGGAAGAGCGTGCGGTATCGCGCCTCGGATTCTGCGTGCGCGCGGCGCGCACGCCGCTTCGTCGCGTGCAGGACGCCGACCAGCATGAGGCTGCCGGCGAGCAGGGCGCTTGCGATCGACAGGCTGATCAGCCATCGGCGGCGAGACTCGGCCAGCTGTCGAACCTGCGTGAGGTCGCGTTCCCGCTCGCGCGTCCTGTACTGTGCCTCCATCTCCGCAATGCGCTGGTGACTCGCGCTGTCGAGGAGGGCTTGCTGCCGTTCGTGGAAGAGCCTAAACGTCGCGTACGCCCCGGCGCTATCGCCGGCGGCTGCCTTCGCTTGCGCGAGCAGCCCGAGCTGTTCGGCTTCGTCTATCCGGTTCTGGATCTCGCCCGCGAGCGCAATCGAGCGCTCGAAGAGTGGGATCGCGCTGCGCGGGTCGCCGGTTCGCATCCGCACCTTGGCGATCGCACCGATCGATCGCACCATCCCATCCTTGTCACCGATTTGTTCCCGCAGGGCGAGCGACTGCGTGAAGTAGTCGAGCGCGCGCGCCGGTTGGCCCAGATCTTCATAGGCACCGCCGATGTTGATCAGCTCCTTGGCCTCACCATAGGGGTTTCCCGCTTCGCGATCCATCGCCAGCACCCTCGTCAGGTACGGCAGCGCTTCCGCGGGCCTTTCCTCCTCGAGGAGGGCGAGCCCGATATTGTTCAGGGTGTTGGCGAGGTTGGATTGGGGGCCAAGTCGCTCGTGAATCGCGAGTGCCCGGCGCAACGCGTCGAGTCCCTCGGCCGTTCGCTCGAGATCGAGGTATATGAGGCCGATGTTGTTGTGCGATCGGGCGGCAGCGATTTCGTTCCCGAGTGAGTCGGAGATCCGCAGCGCCGCCAGGTACCCCTGGAGCCCGCGCTCGAGGTCGCCCATGGCGTGATGGATGGCCCCAACCAGAGACACTGCCCGGATCCACGTATCGGTGGCCCCTCCCGTGGCCAGGAGGTTGCGGGCACGTTCAGCGTGCACGAGCGCGGAGTCGTACCGTGCCATGCGCCATTCCACGGTGGCCGTCTGGTACATCGCCGCGCCCAGCGACGCGGCGCGTCCTGATGGGCGCGCGACCGCCTCCGCACGCTGCGCTTCGGCGAGGGCGTCCGGAAAATTGCCCTTGACCTCGAGGGCGTGGCTGCGCGAGGCGCGGATGCGGGCTTCCCACTCGACGGACGGGTGGGTGGCCAACAGCAGCAGTGCTTCGTTGGTGATGGCGAGCACGGTATCCGCTTCCTCACGG encodes the following:
- a CDS encoding oligosaccharide flippase family protein — translated: MSTGAQSVRSGVITVAGRAAQLVLQLGLGIILQRILTKEDVGVQAYVFPVALLVQNIANGGLQSAIIQHKNLTAVESSAVFWASLRWNALLAAAMVPAAAVLALLNGDARVIPVATVWAVIIFGATFSAIPEALLKRQFRFGVVLGAHLVALLVSIVVSVLAARAGARYWSYLIQMAVVEFGRVGIIWTVSGWRPLPLAALGTATHEAVHELRSYWRGFAGSRFLGWMGEQCDRLAVGALLGFGPLGLYDTAKRWGTFAFIEPYLALTEVAIATLSRVRDDPARFAQYARNSFLPVLAASLPVAGFLFAEPLGVLHVLFGDEWVDSAPMLRLISLAVAIASISRLAQWVSLASGGDGPHRQLRWSFVTTPVFLVCVFVGVRYGAVGVAAGVAVANALTSLPGVLVLLGPTHVRARAVLPVWLIPMLASASAVLVLHLADARLPDAGKLGGLLVRGFVFVAVYLLAWAVIPGGRAMVRAARPGGEGALGG
- a CDS encoding S9 family peptidase, translating into MRGPVIALAFVVPSALAAQARPIVPAAEYGRWETPGAAALSPNGSWFAWTVNRVDETTELRVRRMDRAAPQVVAQGGAPVFSVNSAWLLYTVQPTPTEREKLEREKKPVRGTTGVMDLSSGAEHILGAATAARFSADGRFVAARLHPTDASKRDAADLLVRDLTAGTTQVVGNVAAFQWAESGALLAMTLETDGNAGNGVQLLDAGTGRLVTLASSTERYRAMSWRRAAADLVVLRSQVQPAFRDTNHVVLAWRGLGSPAMTPLVLDPASGTAVPRELRVADARAPEWSRDGASIVIGLRPRDAQRDSARSSAAAPKASDVQVWHASDVRPIPMQKVQDAQDARRTLAAVWWPAEGRVVRIQDDLMDQVTIAEQGRMAVAVTTSPYPWNQMFGRRRVDVHAIDLVTGQRRVLGDSVRFTGGLSPRGTYYAFFSDGRWRIANTATGAVTAANVPGADFQQRDTDSPTDEFGPFGLGGWSSDERWLYVYDRYDIWRIAADGQTGARLTNGVGERLVHRFAPTAPFGRGSSTIETGKTTWISLTGEWSKQGGYARLLPNGTVERATLGTFSHGGLLKADSVATVAFTREKFDVPPTWFVASTDLNAARPAGTFNEFRGAQAWGRAELVEFTSDSGRRQQGALYYPANYDPSKKYPMIVNTYELMSQDVHRFMVPSEKTYYNRTVWTQQGYFVYTPDIVFRWGDPGRSYMESLVPAVKAVIAMGVVDSARIGLVGHSWGGYEATYAPTQTNLFATSIAGAPITNFLSFAGAFHWSAGMPEFDHWETGQGRMVKPPWEDFEGHVRNSPAAFVHKLERPMLMMFGDADGTVDWHQGVEFYNFARRAGKKDFVMLVYPGEDHGLRKKENQVDYHRRILEWFGHYLKGEPAPEWIRRGVTWQERKAVVASPVPDAGR
- a CDS encoding PQQ-binding-like beta-propeller repeat protein is translated as MTFAQALPAQSVGTQTDGEWRVHHRDYAGTHYSPLAQIDKSNVGRLAIAWRWAPDTAERPPDVRNISTPLMVKGTLYFTSGVNRSVIAVDAATGAAKWRWDYDDGSRTAVSPRRNSGRGVSYWAQGTDERIYVTTPGFRLVALDAKSGKPVAAFGEQGVVDLKRHLGVEVNVDSAAIGSSSPPLIWDNTIVIGPALELGGQPRSRRNVPGRIIAIDARTGAFKWRFNTIPVRGEAGNESWEADSWTYTGNAGAWAPLSLDTRRGWVFLPVEGATGDYYGGHRPGNNLYSSSLVALDVRTGKRQWHYQIVHHDIWDYDTPTAPILADVTVGGRRREVVIQITKQSFAYVFDRGTGQPIWPIEERAVPVSDVPGEHAAPTQPFPTRPAPYDRQGVSLDDLLDFTPEIRAKALEAVKGFRMGGLFTPPSLASAPDGTKGMLSLPGSVGGANWEHGAYDPETGTLYVGSFTNLALLALGNQPQRSDMNFVQAGGQLPSLGEGLPVIKPPWNRVTAIDMNTGDHRWMVPAGETPDRVRNHPLLKGLTLPPLGGFTRPVLLATKSLLFVGEGSGGAPILKALDKATGETVWSTRLNGAVTAQPMTYMVNGKQYLAVWTGAARNKPPSELVVLALP
- a CDS encoding nitroreductase, whose amino-acid sequence is MFHASKPSMNLADAIRTRRSVRQFTSRPVTREELEQLIAAATLAPNHRLTQPWRFYVMGPEARRAYGAVLGARKAKKIEDPAAAQAMIDKVAAAGAALPAQVAVAMVLAENLETREEDYAATMMAVQNLALTATALGLGTHIKTGAIMEDPRARAALGVPDGERIVSLIDLGEPAEQREPVARRAAAEVTAWLA
- a CDS encoding tetratricopeptide repeat protein, yielding MRHIWLLLNFVGLVTGTAQPSANQASADLSVSRRLAAAQGAARIPLLANLAEQRREEADTVLAITNEALLLLATHPSVEWEARIRASRSHALEVKGNFPDALAEAQRAEAVARPSGRAASLGAAMYQTATVEWRMARYDSALVHAERARNLLATGGATDTWIRAVSLVGAIHHAMGDLERGLQGYLAALRISDSLGNEIAAARSHNNIGLIYLDLERTAEGLDALRRALAIHERLGPQSNLANTLNNIGLALLEEERPAEALPYLTRVLAMDREAGNPYGEAKELINIGGAYEDLGQPARALDYFTQSLALREQIGDKDGMVRSIGAIAKVRMRTGDPRSAIPLFERSIALAGEIQNRIDEAEQLGLLAQAKAAAGDSAGAYATFRLFHERQQALLDSASHQRIAEMEAQYRTRERERDLTQVRQLAESRRRWLISLSIASALLAGSLMLVGVLHATKRRARRAHAESEARYRTLFQSSTIPTLLVDRERRTVIDLNGPTRSLLDLAADVRALPLADIAAEPIRLALARLLDAPRDGSMAFDDRWTDATGQTCWTEVRGSEVALDGRTSLLVTVRDTSDRHRQDEAREREDRIQSLGVLAGGIAHDFNNALMAILGNVSLARNAADEQRNELLGQAELATLGASRLTRQLLTFARGGQPVRRATSIAQLLPGAVALAEAGVKAAVDLKIPEGLWAASVDAGQFSQVIANLVLNAIEATDGRGHVRVRASNHAGTLEPEGASDSAQFVRIDVEDDGPGIPDTVLHRVFDPYFTTKAGGNGLGLATAYSICRQHGGTLRVTSREGAGTTFSAWFPAGVDWAVVAPPAPSEQPDGAGTILVLDDEPMVRRVLQRMLADWGYAVQECSDGAEAVSRYAERLSQGMPFDLLIMDLTIPGGMGGRQAMAEILAIDPNARAIVASGYADDPTMSAFRDAGFQAALAKPFQREDLGRAITAVLGESAVRKG